One window of the Solanum stenotomum isolate F172 chromosome 11, ASM1918654v1, whole genome shotgun sequence genome contains the following:
- the LOC125843763 gene encoding UDP-glycosyltransferase 91A1-like — protein MGEQSKKLHIAVFPWLAFGHMIPYFELSKLIAQKGHKISFISTPRNIDRLPKLLPNLAPFLNFVKIPLSHIENLPKNAEATIDLPYEQVKYLKIAQDGLKEPIAKFLEDSAPDCIFFDFACYWIPSIASKFNIPTAYFSIFIAASMGYIGPVPGLNNDYEIRTTPEEYTVTPKWVPFETTVAFKFFEISRIFEASVKGDEENVSDIFRIYKAIEHSDFLLVRSCSEFEPEWLKVVGDIHRKPVFPVGQLPKTTYEDDNTKIDAWTEIKLWLDEQEKGKVIYVAFGSEAKPSQNELIELSLGLELSGLPFFWALINKRGESDEELIQLPEGFEERTKGRGIVCTSWAPQLKILSHDSVGGFFTHSGWSSVVEAIQFEKPLVLLTFSSDQGINATLLEEKKMAYLIPRDDRDGSFTRDSVAESVNLVLVEKQGEIYREKIKKAKNIFCDERRQDNYVENILSYVQNYKKTKI, from the coding sequence ATGGGGGAACAAAGCAAAAAATTGCATATTGCAGTATTTCCATGGCTAGCTTTTGGTCATATGATTCCGTATTTTGAGCTTTCAAAGCTCATAGCTCAAAAGGGTCACaaaatttctttcatttctaCTCCTAGAAATATCGATCGTCTTCCAAAACTTCTACCAAATCTCGCCCCCTTCTTGAATTTCGTCAAAATTCCTCTATCCCACATTGAAAATTTACCTAAAAATGCCGAAGCCACTATTGATTTACCATATGAGCAAGTAAAGTACCTCAAAATTGCTCAAGATGGACTCAAAGAACCCATTGCTAAGTTCCTCGAAGATTCAGCTCCTGATTGTATATTCTTCGATTTTGCTTGTTACTGGATACCTTCAATTGCTTCAAAATTCAACATCCCGACAGCCTATTTCAGCATTTTCATTGCTGCGTCTATGGGTTACATCGGACCCGTGCCGGGATTGAACAATGATTATGAAATTCGGACAACGCCGGAAGAATACACTGTTACCCCAAAATGGGTTCCATTTGAAACCACCGTTGCTTTCAAGTTTTTCGAAATTTCGAGAATCTTTGAAGCTTCCGTGAAGGGTGATGAAGAGAATGTTTCTGATATTTTTCGTATTTATAAAGCTATCGAACACTCTGATTTTTTGCTTGTGAGGAGTTGTTCGGAATTTGAACCAGAATGGTTGAAAGTTGTCGGAGATATTCACCGGAAACCGGTTTTCCCAGTGGGCCAACTTCCGAAAACGACTTATGAAGATGACAACACGAAGATCGATGCATGGACAGAGATAAAACTATGGCTTGATGAGCAAGAAAAGGGCAAAGTGATTTACGTGGCATTTGGTAGCGAGGCAAAACCAAGTCAAAACGAACTCATTGAGTTATCACTCGGGTTAGAGCTTTCCGGGTTGCCTTTTTTTTGggctttaataaataaaagaggagAATCCGATGaagaattaattcaattacCAGAAGGTTTTGAAGAACGAACAAAGGGAAGGGGAATTGTGTGCACGAGTTGGGCCCCACAACTTAAGATACTAAGTCATGACTCAGTGGGTGGATTTTTTACTCATTCGGGATGGAGTTCGGTAGTTGAAGCAATACAATTCGAGAAGCCATTGGTTCTTTTAACATTTTCGTCTGATCAAGGGATAAATGCTACACTACTGGAGGAGAAGAAGATGGCGTATTTGATTCCAAGAGATGATCGTGATGGGTCATTCACTCGTGACTCAGTGGCTGAGTCAGTGAATCTAGTACTTGTTGAAAAACAGGGTGAAATTTATCgagaaaagattaaaaaggCGAAAAATATCTTTTGTGACGAAAGAAGGCAAGATAATTATGTGGAAAATATATTAAGTTAtgttcaaaattataaaaagactaaaatatga
- the LOC125846073 gene encoding uncharacterized protein LOC125846073, producing MSVEFSEDPITTKRRLNLNNRRTIAERLLKESKNGKLKHGSVKEASILFNTSRSTIDRIWRQARLCVANGDMLNVSTNLAGRVGRKRIQVDINQFKEIPLCRRTNIRSLSFAINMAKSTVFRRVKEGAIRPHTNAIKSHLTKENKKARLRFCLSMIDQSTLHSNPMFIDMFNYIHIDEKWFYLSKKSERYYLLPEEEEFNLYRSCKSKTFITKAMFMAAVARPRFDVNGVELFLGKIGIFPFVVKEPAKRNNKNRTAGTIETKLILSVTKDIIRACLIEKVLPAIRSKWPASTSSAPILIQQDNARPHIGVNDLEFMKAAQRDRFDIKLCFQPPNSPDLNVLDLGFFRAIQSLQYQNAPLNVDELVEVVEKSFNEMKIERLNHVFLTLQCCMNEVMKDSGDNNYKVPHMNKERLERENDLPLQVRCDVDVVNQALTLLQQ from the coding sequence ATGAGTGTTGAATTTTCAGAAGACCCAATTACCACAAAAAGGCGATTGAATCTGAACAACCGTCGAACAATTGCGGAGCGGCTTTTGAAAGAAAGTAAGAATGGAAAACTTAAACATGGTTCTGTAAAGGAAGCAAGTATTTTGTTCAACACATCAAGAAGTACCATTGATCGTATTTGGAGACAAGCTAGATTATGTGTTGCTAATGGTGACATGTTAAATGTTTCTACTAATCTTGCAGGCAGAGTTGGGAGAAAACGCATACAAGTCGATATCAACCAATTCAAAGAAATTCCACTATGTCGTCGAACAAATATTCGATCTCTTTCTTTTGCAATAAATATGGCAAAATCAACAGTTTTTCGACGTGTGAAAGAAGGTGCAATTAGGCCACACACCAACGCCATCAAATCACATTTAaccaaagaaaacaaaaaggcaAGACTTCGATTTTGCCTCTCAATGATTGATCAGAGTACACTTCACTCAAATCCCATGTTTATAGACATGTTTAATTATATCCATATCGATGAAAAATGGTTTTACTTATCGAAAAAATCTGAAAGGTATTACCTTCTTCCCGAAGAAGAAGAGTTTAATCTGTATCGTTCTTGCAAAAGTAAAACTTTTATCACAAAAGCTATGTTTATGGCAGCTGTTGCACGTCCTAGATTTGACGTTAATGGAGTTGAgttatttttgggaaaaatagGAATTTTTCCGTTTGTAGTTAAGGAACCAGCCAAACGGAATAACAAAAATCGAACAGCAGGAACTATcgaaacaaaattgattttatcGGTGACTAAAGATATCATAAGAGCTTGTTTGATAGAGAAAGTTCTTCCAGCCATTCGATCAAAATGGCCAGCTTCAACGTCAAGTGCACCCATTTTAATCCAACAAGATAATGCAAGACCACATATTGGTGTTAATGATTTGGAATTCATGAAAGCCGCTCAACGAGATAGATTTGATATTAAGTTATGCTTTCAACCCCCTAATAGTCCTGATCTTAACGTTTTGGACCTTGGATTTTTTAGAGCAATTCAATCTCTTCAATATCAAAATGCTCCTTTAAATGTTGATGAATTAGTGGAGGTTGTTGAAAAATCATTCAATGAAATGAAAATAGAACGACTCAATCATGTATTTTTGACTTTGCAATGTTGTATGAATGAGGTGATGAAAGATAGTGGTGACAATAACTACAAAGTGCCTCATATGAACAAAGAAAGACTCGAAAGAGAAAATGATCTCCCACTTCAAGTTCGTTGTGATGTTGATGTTGTTAATCAAGCTTTAACTCTACTTCAACAGTGA
- the LOC125843764 gene encoding UDP-glycosyltransferase 91A1-like: MAENGKKLHIAVFPWLAFGHMIPYLELSKLIAQKGHKISFISTPRNIDRLPNLPPNLTPFFNFVKLPMPHVEKLPENAEATIDLPYEQVKYLKLAQDALEESMAKFLEDSDIDFILFDFISYWVPSIASKLNIPSGYFSIFIAAFLGFIGPVPGLNNDYEIRMTPEEYTVTPKWVPFETTVAFKFFEVSRIFEASMKGEEENIADIVRYYKSVENCDFLLVRSCSEFEPEWLKVVGDIHRKSVFPVGQLPTTPYEDDSTKIDAWREIKLWLDKQEKGKVIYVAFGSEAKPSQNELTELSLGLELSGFPFFWVLRTKRGESDDELIQLPEGFEERTKGRGIVCTSWAPQLKILSHDSVGGFLTHSGWSSVVEAIQFEKSLVLLTFLADQGINARLLEEKEMAYSIPRNDQDGSFTRDSVAESLNLVLVKEEGFIYREKIKEMKDLFCDKERQNNYVENLLSFLQNYEKIKA; this comes from the coding sequence ATGGCGGAAAATGGCAAAAAATTGCATATTGCAGTATTTCCATGGCTAGCTTTTGGTCATATGATTCCGTATTTAGAGCTATCAAAGCTTATAGCTCAAAAGGGTCATAAAATTTCATTCATTTCGACTCCTAGAAACATTGATCGTCTCCCAAATCTTCCACCAAATCTTACTCCCTTTTTCAATTTCGTCAAACTTCCGATGCCCCACGTGGAAAAGTTACCGGAAAATGCAGAAGCCACCATTGATTTACCTTATGAGCAAGTCAAGTACCTCAAACTTGCTCAAGATGCACTCGAAGAATCCATGGCTAAGTTTCTCGAAGATTCAGAtattgattttatactatttgattttatttcatattgGGTTCCTTCAATTGCTTCAAAATTAAACATTCCGTCCGGATATTTCAGCATATTCATCGCTGCGTTTCTGGGTTTCATCGGACCTGTGCCGGGATTGAACAATGATTATGAAATTCGAATGACGCCGGAGGAATACACTGTTACCCCAAAATGGGTTCCGTTTGAAACCACAGTTGCTTTCAAGTTTTTCGAAGTTTCGAGAATCTTTGAAGCTTCCATGAAAGGAGAGGAAGAGAACATTGCTGATATTGTTCGTTACTATAAATCTGTTGAAAACTGTGATTTTTTGCTTGTGAGGAGCTGTTCAGAATTTGAACCAGAATGGTTGAAAGTTGTCGGAGATATTCACCGGAAATCAGTTTTTCCGGTGGGTCAACTTCCGACAACTCCATATGAAGATGACAGCACGAAGATCGATGCATGGAGAGAGATAAAACTATGGCTTGATAAGCAAGAAAAGGGGAAAGTTATTTACGTTGCATTTGGTAGCGAGGCAAAACCGAGTCAAAATGAACTTACTGAGTTATCACTTGGGTTAGAGCTTTCTGGGTTTCCATTCTTTTGGGTTTTAAGAACTAAAAGAGGGGAATCCGATGATGAATTGATTCAATTACCAGAAGGTTTCGAAGAACGAACAAAGGGAAGAGGAATAGTGTGCACGAGTTGGGCACCACAACTCAAGATACTGAGTCATGACTCAGTGGGTGGATTTTTGACTCATTCAGGATGGAGTTCAGTAGTCGAGGCAATACAATTTGAGAAATCATTGGTTCTCTTAACATTTTTGGCTGATCAAGGGATAAATGCTAGGCTTTTGGAGGAGAAGGAGATGGCGTATTCGATACCGAGAAATGATCAAGACGGGTCGTTCACTCGTGACTCAGTGGCTGAGTCACTGAATTTGGTACTCGTTAAAGAAGAGGGTTTTATTTATCGAGAAAAGATTAAAGAGATGAAAGATCTTTTCTGTGACAAGGAAAGGCAAAATAATTATGTGGAGAATTTGTTaagttttcttcaaaattatgAAAAGATTAAAGCATGA
- the LOC125843765 gene encoding UDP-glycosyltransferase 91A1-like, with protein sequence MAENSKKLHIAVFPWLAFGHMIPYLELSKLIAQKGHKISFISTPRNIDRLPKLPPNLTPFLNFVKLPMPHVEKLPENVEATIDLPYEQVKYLKLAHDALEESMAKFLEDSDIDFILFDFASYWIPSIASKFNIPTGYFSIFIAAVLGFVGPEPGLNNDYEIRKTPEEYTVPPKWVSFETTVAFKLFEVLRIFEASMKGEEENVSDIFRIYKAAELSDFLLVRGCSEFEPEWLKVVGDIHGKPVFPVGQLPTTTYEDDNTKIDAWREIKLWLDEQEKGKVIYVAFGSEAKPSQNELTELSLGLELSGLPFFWVLRIKRGESDDEFIQLPKGFEERTKGRGIVCTSWAPQLKILSHDSVGGFLTHSGWSSVVEAIQFEKSLVLLTFLADQGINARLLEEKKMAYSISRNDQDGSFTRDSVAESLNLVLVKKEGFIYREKIKEMKDIFCDKERQNNYVENLLSFLQNYEKIKA encoded by the coding sequence ATGGCGGAAAACAGCAAAAAATTGCATATTGCAGTATTTCCATGGCTAGCTTTTGGTCATATGATTCCGTATTTAGAGCTATCAAAGCTCATAGCTCAAAAGGGTCATAAAATTTCATTCATTTCGACTCCTAGAAACATTGATCGTCTCCCAAAACTTCCACCAAATCTTACTCCCTTTTTAAATTTCGTCAAACTTCCGATGCCCCACGTGGAAAAGTTACCGGAAAATGTAGAAGCCACCATTGATTTACCTTATGAACAAGTGAAGTATCTCAAACTTGCTCATGATGCACTCGAAGAATCAATGGCCAAGTTTCTCGAAGATTCAGAtattgattttatactatttgaTTTTGCTTCTTATTGGATTCCTTCAATTgcttcaaaattcaacattCCGACAGGTTACTTCAGCATATTCATCGCTGCTGTTCTAGGTTTCGTCGGACCTGAGCCGGGATTGAACAATGATTATGAAATTCGGAAGACGCCAGAGGAATACACCGTTCCCCCAAAATGGGTGTCGTTTGAAACCACCGTTGCTTTCAAGCTTTTCGAAGTTTTGAGAATCTTCGAAGCTTCCATGAAGGGAGAGGAAGAGAACGTTTCTGATATTTTTCGTATCTATAAAGCTGCTGAACTCTCTGATTTTTTGCTTGTGAGGGGCTGTTCGGAATTTGAACCGGAATGGTTGAAAGTTGTCGGAGATATCCACGGGAAGCCGGTTTTTCCGGTGGGCCAACTTCCGACGACAACGTATGAAGATGACAACACGAAGATCGATGCATGGAGAGAGATAAAATTGTGGCTTGATGAGCAAGAAAAGGGGAAAGTGATTTACGTGGCATTTGGTAGCGAGGCGAAACCAAGTCAAAATGAACTCACTGAGTTATCACTCGGGTTAGAGCTTTCTGGGTTAccatttttttgggttttaagaATTAAAAGAGGGGAATCCGATGATGAATTTATTCAATTACCAAAAGGTTTTGAAGAACGAACGAAGGGAAGAGGAATAGTGTGCACGAGTTGGGCACCACAACTCAAGATACTGAGTCATGACTCAGTAGGTGGATTTTTGACTCATTCAGGATGGAGTTCAGTAGTCGAGGCAATACAATTTGAGAAGTCATTGGTTCTCTTAACATTTTTGGCTGATCAAGGGATAAATGCTAGGCTTTTGGAGGAGAAAAAGATGGCGTATTCGATATCGAGAAATGATCAAGACGGATCGTTCACTCGTGACTCAGTGGCTGAGTCACTGAATTTGGTACTTGTTAAAAAAGAGGGTTTTATTTATCGAGAAAAGATTAAAGAGATGAAAGATATTTTCTGTGACAAGGAAAGGCAAAATAATTATGTGGAGAATTTGTTaagttttcttcaaaattatgAAAAGATTAAAGCATGA